The following are from one region of the Anaerohalosphaeraceae bacterium genome:
- the recR gene encoding recombination mediator RecR gives MNPAYTKSLNDLIEQFGKLPGIGPKTAERLAFHILKADKTEAMALAEAIRNVKESIRQCRICCNLSEEDVCGICSDPRRDKSTICVVEQPKDIIMLEKTGLCKWVYHVLNGHIAPLEGIEPADLTIDALVKRVRQGGIKEVVMATNPNLEGDGTALYIRSLLTPLSVKVTRLARGLPSGSTIEFSSGTILADAILGRSEL, from the coding sequence ATGAATCCGGCTTATACCAAAAGTCTGAATGATTTGATTGAGCAGTTCGGCAAACTGCCCGGCATTGGTCCGAAGACGGCCGAACGGCTGGCCTTTCACATTTTGAAAGCTGACAAGACCGAGGCCATGGCGCTGGCGGAGGCGATTCGAAACGTCAAGGAAAGCATTCGGCAGTGCCGCATCTGCTGTAATCTTTCCGAAGAAGACGTCTGCGGCATCTGCAGCGACCCGCGGCGTGACAAAAGCACGATTTGCGTCGTTGAGCAGCCCAAAGACATCATCATGCTCGAAAAGACCGGGCTTTGCAAATGGGTTTATCACGTTCTCAACGGCCATATTGCCCCCCTGGAAGGTATTGAGCCGGCGGACTTAACCATCGATGCGCTGGTCAAACGCGTCCGGCAGGGGGGCATCAAAGAGGTTGTGATGGCGACCAATCCCAACCTCGAAGGAGACGGCACGGCCCTGTATATCCGCTCGCTTTTGACGCCGCTGTCCGTCAAAGTGACCCGCCTGGCCAGAGGTCTGCCGAGCGGCTCAACAATCGAGTTCTCCAGCGGCACCATTTTGGCGGATGCAATTCTCGGCCGCAGCGAGCTTTAG
- the rpoN gene encoding RNA polymerase factor sigma-54: MNMRMNLSGQMRMEQRMKLAPRMIQSMEVLQLPLLALQEKIEAELNSNPVLERVEETTEQAAPAQELSEEPLPEKEMVVSEDPDRLEDFQRLESLDEEFEEYISNGDFFRRSAYDPSEPDRKLEAIQNTPAAGQSLQEYLKDQWRLVDAAEEVKAAGEQIIDNLDEKGYLTVPLEQLYQKDKSPFTLEHLQQALGLVQQLEPTGVGARDVRECLLIQLRQCPEDRSFEIRLLENHWQELLENRLPQIAKKMNCSLEEVNKAIERMSKMDLSPGLQIGRNDNHPITADILVEPDESGGFRAVLVETDLPNLRVNRFYQQMARNRRIDEQTRQFLQKNIRSAQWFMDAIAQRRQTLQKVAQAVVDYQRDFFEKGPLYLKPLPMSVIAEKVGVHVATVSRAVAGKYVQCPQGILPLRSFFSGGLEDENGQERSWDALKAKLQELVDSEDKSNPLSDDQLRQKLAEAGMGNIARRTVAKYRKILNIPTARFRKKY, encoded by the coding sequence ATGAATATGCGAATGAACCTGAGCGGCCAGATGCGGATGGAGCAGCGGATGAAGCTGGCTCCCCGCATGATTCAGTCGATGGAAGTGCTTCAGCTTCCTTTGCTGGCCCTTCAGGAAAAAATCGAGGCCGAACTGAACAGCAACCCGGTTCTCGAACGGGTTGAAGAAACCACCGAACAAGCCGCCCCGGCGCAGGAGCTGTCCGAGGAGCCCCTCCCGGAAAAAGAAATGGTTGTTTCGGAAGACCCGGACCGGCTGGAGGATTTTCAGCGTCTGGAAAGTCTGGACGAGGAGTTTGAAGAGTACATTTCCAACGGGGATTTTTTCCGCCGCAGCGCGTACGACCCGTCGGAGCCCGACCGAAAACTGGAGGCCATCCAAAATACTCCGGCGGCGGGCCAGTCCCTTCAGGAATATCTGAAAGACCAGTGGCGGCTGGTGGATGCCGCGGAAGAGGTCAAAGCCGCCGGCGAGCAGATTATCGACAATCTGGATGAAAAAGGGTATCTGACGGTTCCGCTGGAGCAGCTGTATCAGAAAGACAAGTCTCCTTTTACGCTCGAGCATCTTCAGCAGGCCCTCGGTTTGGTTCAGCAGCTGGAGCCGACGGGCGTGGGGGCCCGGGATGTCCGCGAGTGTCTTTTGATTCAGCTGCGGCAGTGTCCGGAGGACCGGAGTTTTGAAATCCGTCTTCTGGAAAATCACTGGCAGGAACTGCTGGAGAACCGGCTGCCGCAGATTGCCAAAAAGATGAACTGCTCCCTGGAGGAGGTCAACAAGGCCATCGAGCGGATGAGCAAGATGGACCTGTCGCCGGGATTGCAGATCGGACGCAATGACAATCACCCCATCACCGCCGACATTCTGGTGGAGCCGGATGAGTCCGGCGGATTCCGGGCGGTACTGGTTGAAACCGACCTGCCGAATCTGCGGGTCAACCGTTTCTACCAGCAGATGGCCCGAAACCGGCGCATCGATGAGCAAACCCGGCAGTTTCTCCAGAAAAACATCCGTTCGGCCCAGTGGTTTATGGATGCAATTGCCCAGCGCCGCCAGACGCTGCAGAAGGTGGCGCAGGCCGTTGTGGATTATCAGCGGGATTTCTTTGAAAAGGGTCCGCTGTATTTAAAACCGCTGCCGATGTCTGTAATCGCTGAGAAGGTCGGCGTTCACGTCGCAACGGTCTCGCGTGCCGTGGCGGGCAAATATGTTCAGTGTCCGCAGGGCATTCTGCCGCTTCGCAGTTTCTTCAGCGGCGGGCTGGAGGATGAAAACGGACAGGAGCGCAGCTGGGACGCTCTGAAGGCCAAGCTGCAGGAGCTGGTGGACAGCGAGGACAAATCCAACCCCCTCAGCGACGACCAGCTGCGTCAGAAACTGGCCGAGGCGGGGATGGGCAATATCGCCCGCCGCACCGTCGCCAAATACCGAAAAATCCTGAATATCCCCACCGCCCGCTTCCGAAAAAAATATTAA